One window of the Runella slithyformis DSM 19594 genome contains the following:
- a CDS encoding PSD1 and planctomycete cytochrome C domain-containing protein, which yields MRKIFFLGIGFSALVAGYLLSCTNTTTTQATQEHIPDRVSYNFDIRPILSDKCLTCHGPDANKRQAGLRLDDPESAFSALKEHPSAHAIVAGEPQLSEVFLRISTKDTAKMMPPPASNLKLSSHEIALIEKWIKQGAKYEKHWAFVAPKKPALPEVKKEDWPKNEIDYFVLQKQEQKGFSPNEEADKERLLKRLSLDLVGLPPTLDLQERFLADNSPKAYEKVVDELLKKPAYGEKMAVYWLDLARYADSHGYQDDGYRTQWPWRDWVIHALNTNMPYDQFVTWQLAGDLLPNRDNEALYKQQLLATGFNRNHKITEEGGVIPEEYRIGYVTDRNDLFGKAFLGMTLECAHCHDHKYDPFSQKEYYQLFAFFNSVKEVGIESVIGGPETYAKKPLMEISNDDVKNILKFINKPDTNRLIVSVMSDLDTMRKTHILRRGAYDAPGEEVQPDAPAFILPFNKSYPKNRLGLAKWLVDRQNPLTARVFVNQVWQEFFGKGIVKTSGDFGMQGELPTHPELLDWLAVDFMEHGWNIKRLVKQMVMSATYRQSAVVTPDKLASDPDNIYLARAPRYRIHAEFVRDVVLSSSGLLVPTIGGPSVKPYQPPGLWEGATSGRGLLSMYVQDHGASLYRRGMYTLIKRTVPPPAMTIFDASNRDLCEVKRLKTNTPLQALVMMNDPTVLEASRVLAAKLLQEKSTAEDKITKAFRLIVSRRPGKKEVTILSSYYEKELKKITKQSAEKLLAVGEYPIPAQVDKVQLAALMRIVNTIYNLEETITKS from the coding sequence ATGAGAAAGATATTCTTTTTAGGAATAGGGTTTTCGGCGCTGGTTGCCGGGTATTTGCTGTCGTGTACGAATACCACTACAACGCAGGCTACGCAGGAGCATATCCCGGACCGTGTCAGTTATAATTTTGACATTCGGCCCATTTTATCGGACAAATGCCTGACCTGCCACGGGCCCGATGCCAACAAACGACAGGCGGGCCTGCGGCTCGACGACCCCGAAAGTGCGTTCAGTGCGTTGAAAGAGCATCCTTCGGCCCATGCGATTGTGGCGGGAGAGCCGCAACTTTCGGAAGTTTTTCTGCGAATTTCGACCAAAGATACCGCCAAAATGATGCCTCCGCCGGCGTCTAACCTCAAGCTGTCTTCGCATGAGATTGCCCTCATTGAAAAATGGATCAAGCAGGGAGCCAAGTACGAAAAACACTGGGCGTTTGTGGCTCCTAAAAAACCCGCGCTGCCGGAGGTTAAAAAGGAAGATTGGCCTAAAAATGAGATTGATTATTTTGTCTTACAGAAACAGGAACAAAAAGGATTCAGCCCCAACGAAGAAGCCGACAAAGAACGTTTGCTGAAGCGCCTCAGCCTTGACTTGGTCGGATTGCCGCCAACGCTTGATCTACAGGAACGGTTTTTGGCGGATAACAGCCCGAAGGCTTATGAAAAAGTGGTGGATGAACTGCTTAAAAAGCCTGCTTATGGTGAAAAAATGGCGGTGTATTGGTTGGATCTGGCCCGGTATGCCGATTCGCACGGCTATCAGGACGATGGCTACCGCACGCAGTGGCCGTGGCGCGATTGGGTGATTCATGCGTTGAATACGAACATGCCGTATGACCAATTTGTGACGTGGCAATTGGCGGGCGACCTGCTTCCTAACCGTGACAATGAGGCACTTTACAAACAGCAATTGCTGGCAACGGGCTTTAACCGAAATCATAAAATTACGGAAGAAGGCGGGGTGATTCCCGAAGAATACCGCATCGGTTACGTCACTGACCGTAACGACTTGTTTGGCAAGGCATTTTTGGGAATGACGCTCGAATGCGCTCATTGCCACGACCATAAATACGATCCTTTTTCCCAAAAAGAATACTATCAGCTTTTTGCTTTTTTTAATAGTGTGAAAGAAGTGGGAATTGAATCGGTGATTGGCGGCCCTGAAACCTACGCCAAAAAACCGTTGATGGAAATCAGCAACGACGACGTCAAAAATATCCTGAAATTCATCAACAAGCCCGATACCAACCGCCTGATCGTATCGGTGATGAGCGATTTGGACACGATGCGCAAAACGCACATTCTGCGTCGCGGGGCGTATGATGCGCCGGGGGAAGAAGTCCAACCCGATGCCCCTGCTTTTATTCTGCCGTTTAATAAGTCCTACCCTAAAAATCGGCTCGGATTGGCTAAATGGCTGGTAGATAGACAAAACCCGCTCACGGCGCGTGTATTTGTAAATCAGGTGTGGCAGGAGTTTTTTGGAAAAGGAATCGTTAAAACTTCGGGTGATTTCGGTATGCAGGGGGAATTGCCCACGCATCCCGAACTGCTCGACTGGCTGGCAGTGGATTTTATGGAACACGGCTGGAACATCAAACGGCTGGTGAAACAAATGGTGATGTCGGCTACGTACCGTCAGTCGGCGGTGGTTACGCCCGATAAGCTGGCCTCCGACCCCGACAATATTTATCTGGCCCGCGCCCCGCGTTACCGTATTCATGCTGAGTTTGTCCGCGATGTAGTGTTATCAAGCAGTGGGTTGTTGGTGCCGACCATCGGCGGACCCAGCGTCAAACCATACCAGCCGCCCGGATTGTGGGAGGGGGCTACGTCGGGACGCGGACTGCTTTCCATGTACGTTCAGGACCACGGAGCAAGCCTGTATCGCCGGGGTATGTATACGTTGATCAAGCGCACCGTGCCGCCGCCGGCTATGACAATTTTTGACGCCAGTAACCGCGACCTTTGCGAAGTAAAACGACTGAAAACCAATACGCCGCTGCAGGCGCTGGTCATGATGAACGATCCAACGGTGTTGGAAGCCTCAAGGGTGTTGGCCGCGAAACTGTTGCAGGAAAAAAGCACCGCGGAAGATAAGATCACGAAAGCTTTCCGGCTCATTGTGAGTCGTAGGCCCGGTAAGAAAGAAGTGACGATTTTGTCGTCGTATTACGAAAAAGAGCTTAAAAAAATCACCAAACAAAGTGCCGAAAAACTGCTCGCGGTGGGAGAGTACCCCATTCCCGCTCAAGTGGACAAGGTACAATTGGCGGCGTTGATGCGCATTGTCAATACGATCTACAACCTGGAGGAAACGATCACAAAATCGTAA
- a CDS encoding DUF1501 domain-containing protein yields MKNRWNRREFLQKTSAATLAALAASAPMPSLLSGCRSKMMGQTDGTADTVILLWMAGGMAHTETFDPKRYTPFEKGMEGNRVLSTFKPIPTVLDGINFSEGLQSIGKVMDKGTLIRSYVAADMGHILHSRHQYHWHTCYEPPQTVAAPHLGAWIAKELGPKNPVIPAFIDIGQRFTVGEAEELKAFHTAGFLGNEFGPFFIPDPSQGLESVRPPVGMDAKRFERRNQLYNDLISNSPVGEFGSDYQKESLKRSMEQAYMLLNSPEAKAFNLSTEPKESYDIYNTGRFGLGCLLAKRLTEQGARFISVTTEYEPFFGWDTHENGHTRLEKMKQMIDGPIAQLVKDLDKSGHLDRTMIVLASEFSRDMMVEGRPDAKVQEQVNQPEILDDIKFYGMHRHFTDGCSMLMFGGGIKKGFVYGKTADERPCKTIENPVKIDGIHQTIYHALGIAPDTQYEIEKRPFYTTPDGKGKAVMDLLA; encoded by the coding sequence ATGAAAAATAGATGGAATAGAAGAGAATTTCTTCAAAAAACGAGTGCCGCTACCTTGGCCGCTTTGGCTGCGAGTGCCCCCATGCCGAGTTTACTGTCGGGCTGTAGAAGTAAAATGATGGGTCAAACGGACGGAACGGCCGACACCGTGATCCTGCTGTGGATGGCGGGCGGAATGGCCCATACCGAAACCTTTGATCCCAAACGATACACGCCTTTTGAAAAAGGTATGGAAGGAAATCGGGTACTGAGTACGTTCAAACCCATTCCCACCGTGTTGGACGGGATTAACTTTTCCGAAGGGCTGCAATCCATCGGAAAAGTAATGGATAAAGGCACGCTCATTCGTTCATACGTAGCGGCCGATATGGGACATATCCTGCACTCACGCCACCAGTACCATTGGCATACCTGTTATGAGCCGCCGCAAACGGTCGCCGCACCGCATCTTGGCGCTTGGATCGCCAAAGAACTGGGTCCCAAAAATCCCGTGATCCCCGCTTTTATTGACATCGGTCAGCGGTTTACGGTAGGCGAGGCCGAAGAGCTGAAAGCCTTCCATACGGCAGGGTTTCTGGGCAATGAATTTGGGCCGTTCTTTATTCCTGATCCCAGCCAGGGATTGGAAAGCGTACGACCGCCCGTGGGGATGGACGCCAAGCGTTTTGAACGCCGAAACCAATTATACAATGACTTGATCAGTAACAGTCCTGTCGGAGAGTTTGGCAGTGATTATCAAAAGGAATCGTTGAAACGCTCCATGGAGCAAGCCTACATGCTGCTTAATTCGCCCGAAGCCAAGGCGTTCAATCTGAGCACCGAGCCGAAAGAAAGTTACGACATCTACAATACCGGCCGCTTTGGATTAGGCTGTCTGTTGGCCAAACGACTGACCGAACAGGGTGCCCGTTTTATCAGTGTCACGACCGAATATGAGCCGTTCTTCGGTTGGGATACCCACGAAAACGGTCATACACGCCTGGAAAAAATGAAACAGATGATTGATGGCCCCATTGCCCAATTGGTGAAAGATTTGGATAAATCCGGGCATTTGGACCGTACGATGATCGTGCTGGCCAGCGAATTCAGCCGCGATATGATGGTCGAAGGACGTCCTGATGCCAAAGTGCAGGAGCAGGTCAATCAGCCCGAGATATTGGACGATATTAAGTTTTACGGAATGCACCGTCATTTTACCGACGGATGTTCCATGCTGATGTTTGGCGGTGGAATCAAAAAAGGGTTTGTCTACGGAAAAACCGCCGACGAGCGCCCCTGTAAGACCATCGAAAATCCCGTGAAGATTGACGGTATTCACCAAACCATTTACCATGCGTTGGGCATTGCGCCTGATACTCAGTATGAAATCGAAAAACGTCCCTTTTATACAACACCCGACGGCAAGGGCAAAGCAGTGATGGATTTACTGGCTTAA
- a CDS encoding PSD1 and planctomycete cytochrome C domain-containing protein, with the protein MQETTEIFWLWQLLGRLHPLIVHFPISLLFVALVLEMISWRRKSAELRAGITALVWIGTLSSVVAVVLGLLLANQEEYGGDTVTVHQWSGITTMAFSVVALAALRFGKINLYKGMLFLTVAGITIAGHYGALLTHGEDYLTSVLPLDKETKEENQGGTNFTFATANQPLTQEQLVELNVEVRAILAHNCYSCHSATKTKGELRLDKKEFIFKGGEDGPIIVAGNPEKSEMIRRITLPTGHKEAMPTKGKRLSEKEVALLEFWIKQGAPWPDGPEKSIYRIAEMAPRLPVLPPATAELTQPVDRLVNAYFQKNKIAWKKVVDDRTYIRRVYLDVIGLLPSPENIQVFIEDNRPDKREQLVKSLLSRNEDYAQHWLTFWNDALRNDYSGTGYITKGRFNITKWLYASLKNNKPYNLFVKELISPTKESEGFIRGIKWRGTINASQRNEMQAAQNVAQVFLGLNLKCASCHDSFISDWKLEDAYAFANVFADTTLEIHRCDKPTGKLAGRGLLFKELGQIKETPVTEERLKELAEFLVQPKDGRLYRTLVNRIWAQLMGRGIVEPVDAMDNLPWSQDLLDWLASDFAANGYDIKKLMYTILTSKTYQLPSIGIKDAGLVTAPDFVFQGMVRRRMTAEQFSDAVSAVFTPIYGDTMIVFKQLPETIKQEIPFTRASLVQRDPFQTALGRPNRETVSTSRTSQANLLQALELTNGSKFNEALKSGSKIWKAKYPASDVLVKELYRKSLGREPLPKEIAAAKKIIGPRPTEEGIQDLVWAMTLHPEFQLIY; encoded by the coding sequence GTGCAGGAAACAACAGAAATCTTCTGGCTTTGGCAGTTATTAGGCCGATTGCACCCATTGATCGTTCACTTTCCCATCAGTTTGCTTTTCGTAGCGTTGGTCTTGGAAATGATAAGCTGGCGACGAAAGTCGGCAGAATTGCGGGCCGGTATCACGGCGCTCGTATGGATCGGCACCCTCAGTTCGGTGGTGGCCGTAGTGCTGGGATTGCTTTTGGCCAATCAGGAAGAGTACGGCGGAGATACCGTGACCGTTCATCAATGGTCGGGAATCACTACGATGGCGTTTTCCGTTGTGGCACTGGCGGCCCTTCGTTTCGGAAAAATCAACCTTTACAAAGGGATGCTCTTTTTAACGGTGGCGGGAATTACGATTGCCGGCCATTACGGTGCCTTGCTGACGCACGGAGAGGATTATCTCACAAGCGTACTTCCCCTCGATAAAGAAACCAAAGAAGAGAATCAAGGAGGAACCAATTTTACCTTTGCCACTGCCAATCAACCGCTCACGCAAGAGCAGCTCGTGGAATTAAATGTAGAAGTGAGGGCTATACTTGCGCATAATTGTTACAGTTGCCACAGTGCCACCAAGACAAAAGGTGAATTACGGCTCGACAAAAAAGAATTTATCTTTAAAGGTGGCGAAGATGGCCCCATTATCGTGGCGGGCAATCCCGAAAAAAGTGAGATGATACGCAGAATCACCCTGCCGACGGGTCATAAAGAGGCGATGCCTACCAAAGGCAAACGGCTGAGTGAAAAAGAAGTGGCGTTGCTGGAGTTTTGGATAAAGCAGGGTGCCCCTTGGCCCGATGGTCCCGAAAAAAGCATTTATCGTATAGCGGAAATGGCGCCGCGTTTGCCGGTACTGCCGCCCGCAACGGCTGAATTGACCCAACCCGTAGACCGCCTGGTGAATGCGTACTTTCAGAAAAATAAGATTGCCTGGAAAAAGGTGGTCGATGACCGTACCTACATCCGACGGGTCTATCTGGACGTGATCGGTCTGTTGCCTTCTCCCGAAAATATTCAGGTATTCATCGAAGATAATCGCCCTGACAAACGCGAACAATTGGTCAAAAGCCTGCTCAGCCGTAACGAAGATTACGCTCAGCATTGGTTGACGTTTTGGAACGATGCCCTTCGCAATGATTACTCAGGAACGGGTTACATTACCAAAGGCCGTTTTAACATCACAAAATGGCTGTATGCATCGCTTAAAAACAATAAGCCGTACAATCTGTTTGTCAAAGAGTTAATCAGCCCGACCAAGGAATCCGAAGGGTTTATCAGAGGCATCAAATGGCGCGGCACCATCAATGCCAGCCAACGCAATGAAATGCAGGCGGCCCAAAACGTGGCGCAGGTCTTTCTGGGACTGAACCTCAAATGTGCGTCCTGTCATGACAGTTTTATCAGCGATTGGAAGTTGGAAGATGCTTATGCCTTTGCCAATGTCTTTGCCGATACAACGCTGGAAATTCACCGTTGCGATAAACCCACCGGCAAATTGGCCGGACGTGGGCTGCTGTTTAAAGAATTGGGGCAGATCAAGGAAACGCCTGTTACGGAAGAGCGGCTCAAAGAGCTGGCGGAATTTTTAGTACAGCCCAAAGACGGGCGACTTTACCGCACGCTTGTAAACCGTATTTGGGCCCAACTCATGGGACGCGGCATCGTAGAGCCTGTCGATGCGATGGATAACCTGCCCTGGAGCCAGGATCTTTTGGATTGGCTGGCCTCTGATTTTGCAGCCAACGGCTATGATATAAAGAAACTGATGTATACCATTCTGACGTCCAAAACCTACCAGTTGCCTTCCATCGGGATCAAGGATGCAGGTTTGGTGACGGCCCCTGATTTTGTATTTCAGGGAATGGTACGACGTAGAATGACGGCAGAACAGTTCTCGGATGCGGTAAGTGCGGTATTTACCCCCATCTATGGCGATACGATGATCGTGTTCAAACAATTGCCCGAAACCATCAAACAGGAAATTCCGTTTACCCGTGCCTCGTTGGTTCAGAGAGATCCTTTTCAGACCGCCTTGGGGCGCCCCAATCGCGAAACCGTCAGTACGAGCCGCACGTCGCAGGCTAACCTGTTGCAGGCGTTGGAGTTGACGAACGGCAGTAAGTTCAATGAAGCGCTGAAAAGCGGTTCAAAAATATGGAAAGCCAAGTACCCTGCCTCCGATGTATTGGTCAAAGAATTGTACCGAAAATCATTGGGAAGGGAGCCGCTGCCTAAAGAGATTGCCGCCGCCAAAAAAATCATCGGCCCTCGCCCTACGGAAGAGGGAATTCAGGATCTGGTATGGGCCATGACGCTGCATCCGGAGTTTCAGCTGATCTATTGA
- a CDS encoding RagB/SusD family nutrient uptake outer membrane protein, whose product MKKITSFILLTLGFVQFSCNDDFLTTTDPTRISSDLFYQNQTQFEQALNGVYGQLQGITNTAYLGQEFMSDNTTLDFNPLDRGGAAGWEAFEFSTVNPGNGEIATLWNSHYSTMYNINYALEKLEPSTIDAAAKSAIGGQLKFMRAFHYFNLVRYFGDVVLVTKTLKSPNEAFDLVRSPQAEVYKQIEADLKEAANLLPVTYPASGRGRVTKGAALSLLGKVYLTLKRYPEAVSTLKQVLPLGYSLYANYKDNFDPTKKNGVESVFEVQYQGGNDLGEQSNFVYVFAPRLSQGAVTGFANTTPSGRNIPTNDMIAAYEPGDLRKDISLQTSYTLNGVVVPIPFINKYRYPHTITGRSDNNWPVLRYSDVLLMLGEAINEATGPDAEALGYLNQVRKRAGLGELAGLTKDTYRTAVLNERRVELAFENHRWFDLQRTKSPSELAAFMNAYAAKEKTSPTVSRGGIAFNALDYVYSDFEYYLPIPAPQILINTKLTQNPGYQ is encoded by the coding sequence ATGAAAAAAATAACCTCTTTTATACTTTTAACGCTTGGTTTCGTTCAGTTTTCGTGTAACGATGATTTCCTGACGACCACCGATCCGACGCGTATCAGCTCTGATCTTTTTTACCAAAACCAAACCCAGTTTGAACAGGCTCTCAACGGAGTATACGGACAGTTGCAGGGGATTACCAATACTGCATACCTGGGGCAGGAGTTCATGTCAGACAATACCACCCTTGATTTTAATCCACTCGACCGCGGTGGCGCGGCCGGTTGGGAAGCGTTTGAGTTTTCAACGGTTAACCCCGGCAACGGTGAAATTGCAACTTTGTGGAATAGTCATTATTCTACCATGTACAACATCAATTATGCCCTGGAAAAACTTGAACCCAGTACCATTGATGCTGCCGCAAAGAGTGCTATCGGTGGTCAATTGAAATTTATGAGGGCCTTTCATTATTTTAACCTGGTGCGTTATTTCGGCGATGTGGTATTGGTGACCAAAACCCTGAAAAGCCCTAACGAAGCCTTTGATCTGGTAAGGTCGCCCCAAGCCGAAGTATATAAGCAAATTGAGGCCGATCTCAAAGAGGCGGCTAATCTGCTACCTGTTACCTATCCTGCTTCGGGCAGAGGACGCGTTACAAAAGGTGCCGCACTGAGTTTGCTAGGCAAAGTATATTTGACCTTAAAGCGTTATCCTGAAGCGGTTTCTACGTTGAAACAGGTGCTGCCTCTGGGGTATTCGTTGTACGCCAATTACAAAGATAACTTTGACCCAACCAAAAAGAACGGTGTGGAGTCGGTTTTTGAAGTTCAGTATCAGGGCGGCAATGACTTGGGAGAGCAAAGCAACTTTGTGTATGTATTTGCTCCTCGCCTGTCGCAGGGAGCCGTGACAGGTTTTGCCAATACTACCCCGAGCGGGCGAAATATCCCGACCAACGACATGATCGCCGCCTACGAACCGGGAGATCTTCGTAAGGATATTTCCCTGCAGACAAGTTATACGCTGAACGGAGTCGTGGTTCCTATTCCTTTCATTAATAAATATCGGTATCCACACACCATTACGGGGCGCTCAGATAATAACTGGCCGGTGCTGAGGTATTCTGATGTGTTGTTGATGCTCGGCGAAGCCATCAATGAAGCCACCGGACCGGATGCCGAAGCATTGGGCTATCTTAATCAGGTCCGCAAACGTGCGGGACTTGGCGAATTGGCCGGATTGACAAAAGACACTTACAGAACGGCGGTACTGAATGAACGACGCGTAGAGCTTGCCTTTGAGAACCACCGCTGGTTTGACCTGCAGCGCACCAAATCACCTTCTGAATTGGCAGCCTTTATGAATGCGTATGCGGCTAAAGAAAAAACAAGTCCAACTGTGTCAAGAGGCGGTATTGCTTTCAATGCCCTTGATTACGTGTACAGTGATTTTGAATATTATTTGCCAATTCCGGCACCGCAGATTTTGATTAACACTAAACTTACTCAAAATCCCGGTTATCAATAG
- a CDS encoding SusC/RagA family TonB-linked outer membrane protein, producing MKQIRLFILCMLLAFKGVAQGVQIQGKVTTANGLGIPGATVLEQGTANGATTNAEGDYKITTTKANGVLVFSYVGLISQTISIQGRKTIDIQLEEDLKALQEVIVVGYGSQRKQDITSAVSVINMKDIGEQPANNMNQLLQGRAAGVVVKQKSGTPGGIFEVRVRGIGSLGAGSDPLYVIDGFAVGTSVGANLNPNDIESITVLKDAASTAIYGARGSNGVVLITTKSAKEGKVNVNLSIDYGIQNVPDSRRVKMLNGVEFAQFKKEIFEDGIRYFQKREPTLEEVPIGFRYPEQTKYSTDWFGAIMRNNAPYMDVNLTISSGKGPLKSMLSVGYFKEEGSIIKTNYDRISIRSNIGGEVTKFLTVGMNVNGSYTKQNVANTDGRSALVGGALLMDPREPIYNDNGTMRPYIGGVDGAFGFPNPVFVLNNVIRRRNIGDVLANGFAEIAILKNLKFRTSVNAKINFNTYKEYVPSTIGLSVASGTAGAPPRIATARDINEQLRNYSFDQLLTYAPKIGANQTMDVLLGVTSQKETVYGVDGSGNTFPDDLVPYLGAASIRSSNSYENGWGLLAYFARVNYSFKDKYLLSASFRREGSSRFGANNKYGDFPAASVGWRLSEESFMPKASWLTDVKLRASWGVTGNNNIGNYPSLAFVGANNYILGNAFAPGKVISSFANSNLKWEKSNQLDIGLDVSTFNNKLTFTFEYYSKITNDMLLPISIPAVSGFTTSLDNIGKVQNRGVEVSADFRTTIGKVNFRTNANLTVNRSKILAIKGANDMLYYGSFYGGYNVQKVGRPIGMIYGYKKMGIFNTQAEIDAWPKQDGVIPGGMKFADTNGDGVVSYDTQDMVEIGNPNPAFTWAWTVAADYRRFDLNVLFVGAHDFDIYRNIEASTMNMDGVFNVLDKAKDRWRSPSNPGSNPNAKNSQGGTNYFKWSRESSERYVYDGSYVWLKAVTIGYNLPKFKSILSDARIFVTANNLFLFTKYPGNNPDAGVRGGTELNNDDESYPVPRTLAVGAKFNF from the coding sequence ATGAAACAAATTCGACTGTTTATTCTTTGTATGCTGCTTGCCTTTAAAGGAGTAGCACAGGGAGTGCAAATTCAGGGCAAGGTAACTACTGCCAACGGTTTGGGGATACCCGGAGCAACCGTCCTTGAACAGGGAACCGCCAATGGAGCTACGACCAATGCGGAGGGAGACTATAAGATCACTACCACAAAGGCTAATGGGGTACTGGTTTTTTCATACGTAGGACTTATCAGTCAAACGATATCAATTCAGGGCCGGAAAACCATTGATATACAGCTGGAGGAAGATCTGAAAGCGCTGCAGGAAGTGATTGTCGTAGGGTACGGCTCACAGCGTAAGCAGGACATTACGTCGGCGGTATCGGTCATCAATATGAAAGATATCGGTGAGCAGCCCGCCAACAACATGAACCAATTGCTTCAGGGCCGGGCGGCCGGGGTGGTGGTCAAACAAAAAAGCGGTACGCCGGGTGGGATATTTGAAGTACGGGTACGGGGTATAGGTTCGTTAGGTGCGGGCAGTGACCCTCTCTACGTAATTGACGGCTTTGCCGTGGGTACCTCCGTGGGAGCAAACTTAAACCCCAATGACATCGAAAGCATCACTGTGTTGAAAGATGCAGCCTCTACCGCGATTTACGGAGCGAGAGGTTCTAACGGAGTAGTGTTGATTACCACGAAAAGCGCCAAAGAAGGAAAAGTGAATGTCAATCTTTCCATTGATTATGGTATTCAAAATGTGCCTGATTCCAGAAGGGTAAAAATGCTGAACGGCGTAGAATTTGCGCAGTTTAAAAAGGAGATTTTTGAGGATGGAATCCGTTATTTCCAGAAAAGAGAGCCGACGCTGGAGGAGGTGCCTATTGGTTTCCGGTATCCGGAGCAGACCAAGTACTCGACCGACTGGTTTGGCGCCATTATGCGTAATAACGCACCCTATATGGATGTAAACCTGACGATTTCGTCGGGAAAAGGGCCGCTTAAATCAATGCTTTCGGTGGGGTACTTTAAAGAAGAAGGGTCGATTATCAAAACAAATTATGACCGGATTTCCATTCGCAGTAATATCGGGGGGGAGGTTACTAAGTTCCTGACCGTTGGGATGAACGTAAACGGCAGCTATACCAAGCAAAACGTAGCCAATACCGATGGTCGCAGTGCCTTGGTGGGCGGTGCGTTGTTGATGGATCCGCGCGAGCCGATTTATAACGATAACGGTACGATGCGCCCTTACATTGGCGGGGTGGATGGAGCGTTTGGTTTTCCTAACCCTGTATTTGTGCTTAATAATGTTATCCGAAGAAGAAATATCGGAGATGTACTTGCTAACGGTTTTGCAGAAATTGCCATTTTGAAAAATCTGAAATTTCGTACTTCGGTCAATGCCAAGATTAACTTCAATACCTATAAGGAATACGTGCCTTCGACCATTGGTTTATCCGTGGCTTCAGGTACAGCAGGTGCGCCGCCGAGAATTGCCACGGCACGTGACATCAATGAGCAGTTGCGTAACTACTCTTTTGACCAACTTCTGACTTACGCTCCGAAAATCGGAGCGAATCAAACGATGGATGTGTTGCTGGGAGTAACCTCTCAAAAAGAAACAGTCTACGGTGTGGATGGCTCAGGAAATACCTTCCCGGATGATTTGGTCCCTTATTTGGGTGCCGCGTCGATTCGCTCGTCCAACTCATACGAAAATGGCTGGGGCCTGCTGGCGTATTTTGCCCGGGTCAATTATTCTTTTAAGGATAAATACCTGCTCTCAGCCTCTTTCCGACGGGAAGGCAGCTCACGGTTTGGGGCGAATAATAAATACGGAGATTTTCCGGCGGCTTCGGTAGGTTGGAGATTAAGCGAAGAATCATTTATGCCTAAAGCATCTTGGCTGACGGATGTGAAATTGCGCGCAAGCTGGGGGGTAACCGGTAACAACAACATAGGTAACTACCCAAGTTTGGCGTTTGTGGGGGCTAACAACTACATTTTGGGTAATGCCTTTGCCCCGGGCAAAGTAATCAGTTCATTTGCAAACTCCAACCTGAAATGGGAGAAATCAAATCAGTTGGACATTGGTTTAGACGTGTCTACTTTCAACAACAAGTTGACATTCACCTTTGAATACTACAGCAAAATTACCAACGATATGTTGTTGCCGATTTCCATCCCGGCCGTGTCAGGATTTACTACCAGCTTGGACAACATCGGCAAAGTGCAGAACCGTGGCGTAGAAGTAAGTGCTGATTTCAGGACAACCATCGGAAAAGTGAATTTTCGTACCAATGCCAACCTTACGGTAAACCGCAGCAAAATATTAGCCATCAAAGGAGCTAATGATATGCTGTATTACGGAAGTTTCTACGGCGGATACAACGTCCAGAAAGTAGGGCGCCCGATCGGGATGATCTATGGGTATAAGAAAATGGGTATTTTCAACACGCAGGCCGAAATAGATGCGTGGCCTAAGCAGGACGGTGTGATTCCGGGCGGTATGAAATTTGCCGATACCAACGGCGACGGCGTAGTATCTTACGATACCCAGGACATGGTCGAGATCGGTAATCCCAACCCTGCCTTTACGTGGGCGTGGACCGTTGCGGCCGATTATCGTCGCTTTGACCTGAACGTGTTGTTTGTGGGAGCGCACGACTTTGATATCTATCGTAACATCGAAGCATCGACCATGAATATGGACGGAGTATTTAACGTGTTGGACAAAGCAAAAGACCGTTGGAGATCACCTTCCAATCCGGGTTCAAATCCAAATGCTAAAAATTCACAGGGTGGCACCAACTACTTCAAGTGGTCACGCGAGAGCAGTGAGCGTTATGTATATGATGGCAGTTATGTTTGGTTAAAAGCCGTAACCATCGGATATAACCTTCCTAAATTCAAATCAATACTGAGTGATGCCCGCATTTTCGTGACGGCCAATAACCTGTTCTTGTTTACGAAATACCCCGGTAACAATCCGGATGCAGGGGTAAGAGGCGGCACTGAATTGAACAATGACGATGAGTCATACCCTGTTCCAAGAACGTTGGCGGTTGGTGCTAAGTTTAACTTTTAA